A portion of the Hydractinia symbiolongicarpus strain clone_291-10 chromosome 10, HSymV2.1, whole genome shotgun sequence genome contains these proteins:
- the LOC130612201 gene encoding WD repeat domain phosphoinositide-interacting protein 4-like, with protein MAGSNDILHLSVNNDKSCFACGVENGFCTYNIEPLSQLLMQDIPDCGGIGKVQMLNRTNLIAIVGNGKHMKYPKNKVFIWDASQKKAVVELTFDSAVLNVRLRKNMIIAALKDKLYAHSFPNDLSMLFCYKTRDNPKGICEISTSLDNQWCVFPGPKAGSIQLVALDVKQMGVSSSPCIINAHQHEIACCAINQHGTLVATASKKGTLIRVFEIKNKRQVIELRRGADPAALYCINFSPDSAYICASSDKGTVHIFAVQDSSMNKRSTLSKVGLFGNYVESQWGLANFSVQAECPCICVFGPNASVIALCYDGSFHKYVFTKDGNCNREAFDLYLDLGDDNNFL; from the coding sequence ATGGCAGGAAGCAATGATATTCTTCATCTAAGTGTCAATAATGATAAAAGTTGTTTTGCTTGTGGAGTAGAGAATGGTTTCTGTACATACAATATTGAACCATTGAGCCAGCTACTTATGCAAGACATTCCCGACTGTGGTGGCATAGGGAAGGTACAGATGCTGAACAGGACTAATTTAATCGCTATTGTTGGGAACGGAAAGCATATGAAATATCCCAAAAATAAAGTGTTCATTTGGGATGCCAGCCAAAAAAAAGCTGTGGTTGAGTTAACTTTCGATTCAGCTGTTTTGAACGTACGTCTTCGTAAAAATATGATCATTGCTGCTCTCAAAGACAAACTTTATGCTCACAGTTTCCCCAATGATTTAAGCATGTTATTTTGTTACAAAACAAGAGATAATCCAAAAGGGATATGTGAAATCTCAACTTCACTCGACAATCAATGGTGTGTATTTCCAGGACCGAAAGCTGGAAGTATTCAACTAGTTGCCTTAGATGTTAAGCAGATGGGTGTTTCGTCCAGTCCCTGTATCATAAATGCTCATCAACACGAGATTGCTTGTTGCGCCATAAACCAACATGGTACGCTAGTTGCGACAGCTTCGAAAAAGGGAACACTAATTCGTGTGTTTGAAATCAAAAACAAACGACAAGTCATTGAGCTCCGGAGAGGTGCTGACCCTGCAGCTTTATATTGTATAAACTTTAGCCCAGACTCTGCTTATATATGTGCGTCCAGTGACAAAGGCACCGTCCACATATTTGCTGTTCAAGATTCATCAATGAACAAACGATCTACACTGTCAAAAGTCGGATTATTTGGAAATTATGTGGAATCTCAATGGGGCTTGGCCAATTTCTCTGTGCAGGCGGAATGTCCTTGTATTTGCGTGTTCGGACCAAATGCCAGTGTAATTGCGCTTTGTTATGACGGTTCGTTTCATAAGTATGTTTTTACAAAAGATGGAAACTGTAACAGAGAAGCATTCGACTTGTATTTAGACTTGGGTGACGacaataattttttgtaa
- the LOC130612200 gene encoding NF-kappa-B inhibitor-like protein 1 — MNLKNKQEIDIKRGIKKMRRYIKDGRVSKLEKIAKKFKNAGSQDDFVKEMNSIKHKKNYLHKCCVKGDVYMMETLIKLGADVSICDHNNNNILHLALNYILENLDRNFLGYVFDLLKLSSNEMLRQKNTYGETPEELLAETIKILEDKQNAYLIESESESDIGDDSWNERLFFEMGQDEKFSNETYAQDEFNDTNLKRKEETFSEWGDKMRESYHRKNSRHYVNENERKKKAETAHEDNHPDTSLVDELKKKFRIIELRERYETECARIFNHSENTDLLCFGDIPWPETMTNKVKAKTFLKYIDDMIDTLVHGLTDEDKLKYLKKQQIRWHPDRFLHRCGHRLNERDRSQILDAVNAFSQKINSTIETLK; from the coding sequence ATGaatttgaaaaacaaacaagaaatagACATTAAACGAGGAATTAAAAAGATGAGGCGATATATAAAAGATGGCCGAGTAAGCAAGTTGGAAAAaatagcgaaaaagtttaaaaatgcagGTTCACAAGACGACTTTGTAAAAGAAATGAACTCAATTAAacataagaaaaattatttacacAAGTGTTGTGTAAAGGGAGATGTATATATGATGGAGACATTAATAAAACTgggtgctgacgtcagcatttgtgatcacaacaacaacaacattctACACCTCGCTTTAAACTATATTCTAGAAAATCTGGACAGAAACTTTCTCGGTTATGTCTTCgaccttttgaaactgtcttcaaATGAAATGCTTCGACAGAAAAACACATACGGTGAAACCCCTGAGGAACTACTCGCCGAAACCATAAAAATATTAGAAGACAAACAGAATGCATATCTAATTGAAAGTGAAAGCGAAAGCGATATAGGCGATGATTCTTGGAATGAAAGATTATTCTTCGAAATGGGTCAGGATGAAAAATTTTCGAATGAGACTTATGCTCAAGACGAATTCAACGACACGAATCTGAAGCGGAAAGAAGAAACTTTTTCAGAATGGGGTGATAAAATGAGGGAAAGCTATCATCGAAAGAACTCCCGACATTATGTCAATGAaaatgaaagaaagaaaaaagcagAAACTGCGCACGAGGACAACCATCCTGATACAAGCTTGGTTGacgaattaaaaaagaaattcagAATAATAGAGCTAAGAGAAAGATACGAAACTGAATGCGCGCGTATTTTTAATCATAGTGAAAATACAGATCTACTTTGCTTTGGCGACATACCATGGCCAGAGACTATGACTAATAAAGTTAAagctaaaacgtttttaaaGTACATAGATGATATGATTGACACTCTAGTACATGGCCTTACTGacgaagataaattaaaatatttaaagaagcAACAAATAAGATGGCACCCTGATAGATTTTTACACAGGTGTGGACATAGACTTAATGAACGTGATCGAAGCCAAATCTTAGATGCAGTAAATGCTTTCTCGCAGAAAATAAATTCTACtatagaaactttaaaataa
- the LOC130612580 gene encoding inhibin beta B chain-like, with translation MCSYLWYSFVTAVISTVVLCSPLKTDKLANSVEDLHIELIKKKILEQLHFTTRPPKEIRSGKIVVPRPSLDDDKNDDKREENKVEILLPSETKSTLSHTFRVTADVFKQGHVEYATLSVYKKGVNKDGVETVTLKYGNKILQRKTFPVTFAGWVTFDVGNAIKYHKGDKITFSFVCSQCAGNNDFLLTSGTKYTPYLTVRALLNRHKIVKRSTPTCSDKKACCLQYLYVNFTEIGWNDWVKEPNGFEANYCAGKCSDTLSKHKLHSTDNCCVAKEFKPLTLYYYIKKNTFSQKVFRTLVATKCGCM, from the exons ATGTGTTCGTACTTGTGGTATTCGTTTGTAACTGCTGTCATCAGCACTGTTGTTTTGTGCTCTCCGTTAAAAACTGATAAATTAGCAAATTCAGTCGAAGACCTGCATATtgaattaataaaaaagaagatCTTAGAACAGCTTCATTTCACAACAAGACCACCAAAAGAAATCAGGAGTGGAAAAATTGTGGTACCACGGCCATCTCTGGATGACGATAAAAACGACGACAAACGGGAAGAGAATAAAGTTGAGATTCTTCTTCCGTCTGAAACAA aATCTACCTTAAGTCACACTTTCAGGGTTACAGCTGATGTTTTTAAACAAGGACATGTCGAATATGCAACATTATCCGTGTACAAAAAAGGTGTAAATAAAGATGGCGTCGAAACAGTGACATTAAAATACggaaacaaaattttacaacGCAAAACATTCCCTGTTACCTTTGCTGGATGGGTAACATTCGATGTAGGTAATGCGATAAAATATCACAAAGGCGATAAGATTACGTTTAGTTTCGTTTGTAGTCAATGTGCGGGAAACAATGACTTTTTGCTTACCTCTGGAACAAAATATACACCGTACTTGACGGTAAGAGCTTTACTTAACCGACACAAGATTGTTAAAAGATCAACACCGACATGTAGCGACAAAAAGGCGTGttgtttacaatatttataCGTCAATTTTACAGAGATTGGTTGGAATGATTGGGTCAAAGAACCAAATGGCTTTGAAGCAAATTACTGTGCTGGAAAATGCTCAGACACACTATCAAAACACAAACTACATTCTACGGATAATTGCTGCGTGGCAAAAGAGTTTAAACCATTgactttgtattattatataaaaaaaaatacattttctcAAAAGGTCTTTAGAACTTTGGTAGCAACAAAATGTGGCTGTATGTAA
- the LOC130612104 gene encoding metabotropic glutamate receptor 3-like, with translation MLVVWLLVATFSSAYCKPQYLQGNGTFYIDVFLPMFDENYDINYSKGIMSLAAVRFGIFVVNKRYERYMNGYRVALRKIFTVTADKQQLIEDLKDSRFEAAFVVAVLTPNTAVAVSAFASLVDLPILTHDVSSYMFDSASTGCSKMLRTMTPSYKYRTAFLLELMKDLDWTYASMISSDGYDGNFDAYSFSRQLKKNHIFLTSFVELKMQADQTEVEEKLIKLSTIYNLNLILLFTNDEDSRKVLVALRNLKMEKKFTLVFVNGNLNYVEVIKGLEDVAVGSISLNYEPTIYPEFESIMLLMNTSWVPVKEFHLFWEQLFHCKLNSTILENVTAPYRKKYNQSCNPHMKLSPGKGYFPNSPAQTIIHGVVAGGLAGALTVMKVCHKCVPCNSSDPACNYTESIKDCLHPPNATHCPFEAIETKKRYRRLLSESLCEITINSYFAKFSNLRNKHRLEFVARNFQRTKNNVYENKNVGHWAIHLPDRDSELHPDETMQFAHKIVYDLRKNEIIWRTSARAVCSEECSPGHITHYRIHLKSCWACVKCPKNNVVLNNTCVECKFGEVSNHTTASCVALPIRYLEIDVDRYPMVMVIVCLCIVGLLGVVLVVTLFMKFNQNHIVRASGRDLSYSILFGIILMLCCPLVILTKPDSVICGARDVLPSLSCLLCYAALSMKVGRIYRIFISAKSQIQRPRFITTSSQLVILLIFVTMQLATSTAWFINDVPAAINVVSKDDTFVSCHCQGADNLAKFFINFLPSVVSIAFCTVLAFKTRNFPKNYNEAKYIGITLYVTCCCWLAFTILLIMSGDDVFSLEYRLSLFCLCNGYITLLGLFGQKLWILFRRKTLEDHHDSLKSRARSFSSPSHKDIPVPT, from the exons ATGCTTGTTGTGTGGTTGTTAGTAGCGACGTTTTCATCGGCTTATTGCAAGCCACAGTATCTTCAAG gTAATGGAACGTTTTACATTGATGTTTTCCTACCGATGTTCGACGAAAATTATGACATAAATTATTCAAAAGGTATTATGTCACTGGCTGCCGTGAGATTTGGCATATTTGTAGTAAACAAACGTTATGAACGTTATATGAACGGATACAGGGTAGCCTTACGAAAAATCTTCACTGTTACGGCAGATAAACAGCAGTTAATAGAAGATTTAAAGGATTCCCGTTTTGAAGCAGCCTTTGTCGTGGCGGTGTTGACACCAAACACAGCTGTTGCAGTTTCCGCATTTGCCAGCTTGGTAGATTTGCCTATTTTGACGCACGATGTATCCAGCTATATGTTTGACTCGGCATCAACTGGTTGTTCAAAAATGCTTCGAACAATGACGCCTTCCTACAAATACCGTACGGCGTTTCTGCTCGAGTTAATGAAGGACTTGGACTGGACTTACGCGAGCATGATTAGTTCTGATGGTTATGATGGAAATTTCGATGCCTATAGTTTCTCTCGccagttgaaaaaaaatcacatttttctgACTTCTTTCGTAGAATTGAAGATGCAAGCAGACCAAACGGAGGTTGAggaaaagttaataaaattatCGACAATATACAACCTAAATCTGAtacttttatttacaaatgacGAGGATTCAAGGAAAGTGTTGGTTGCTTTACGAAATTTAAAGATGGAGAAGAAGTTCACTTTAGTGTTTGTTAATGGAAATCTCAATTACGTTGAAGTGATAAAGGGATTAGAAGATGTCGCTGTTGGTTCGATTTCATTGAATTACGAACCAACTATTTACCCTGAATTTGAAAGTATAATGTTACTAATGAACACCAGTTGGGTACCTGTGAAAGAGTTCCATTTGTTTTGGGAACAGTTGTTTCACTGCAAGCTAAATAGTACCATCCTGGAAAATGTTACAGCTCCTTATAGAAAAAAGTACAACCAGTCGTGTAACCCGCATATGAAGCTTTCTCCTGGTAAAGGGTATTTTCCCAATTCTCCTGCACAAACAATTATCCATGGCGTGGTGGCGGGTGGGTTAGCAGGGGCGCTTACCGTAATGAAAGTTTGTCATAAATGTGTACCCTGTAATAGTAGCGATCCTGCGTGTAACTACACAGAGAGTATTAAAGACTGTTTGCATCCACCAAATGCTACCCATTGCCCATTTGAAGCAATTGAAACTAAAAAACGCTACAGAAGATTATTATCTGAATCTCTTTGTGAAATAACCATCAATTCGTACTTTGCAAAGTTTTCAAATCTACGCAACAAACATCGATTGGAATTTGTGGCTAGAAATTTTCAGCGAACAAAAAACAACGTTTATGAAAACAAGAACGTTGGACATTGGGCTATACATTTACCTGATAGAGATTCTGAACTGCATCCTGATGAAACTATGCAGTTTGCGCACAAAATAGTGTATGATTTGCGAAAGAACGAAATTATATGGCGAACCAGTGCACGAGCTGTCTGTAGCGAAGAATGTTCACCAGGCCACATAACGCACTACAGAATACACTTGAAAAGTTGTTGGGCTTGCGTTAAATGCCCGAAGAACAACGTAGTGTTAAACAACACGTGCGTTGAGTGTAAATTTGGTGAGGTTTCAAATCATACAACAGCTTCTTGCGTTGCCCTCCCAATCAGGTACCTTGAAATTGATGTGGACAGATACCCTATGGTGATGGTGATCGTTTGTTTATGTATTGTTGGACTTCTTGGTGTTGTTCTCGTTGTGACATTGTTTATGAAGTTCAACCAGAATCATATTGTTAGAGCTTCTGGTCGAGATTTAAGTTATTCCATTCTGTTTGGGATTATTTTAATGCTGTGCTGTCCGCTTGTCATTTTGACGAAACCAGACTCCGTCATTTGTGGAGCTCGAGATGTATTACCTAGTTTGTCTTGTTTACTCTGCTATGCTGCATTGAGTATGAAGGTTGGGAGAATCTACCGAATTTTTATCAGCGCAAAGAGCCAAATTCAAAGGCCAAGATTTATAACTACATCTTCACAACTGGTAATTTTGCTCATCTTTGTTACCATGCAGTTAGCAACATCAACAGCCTGGTTCATCAATGATGTACCTGCAGCAATAAATGTGGTATCCAAAGACGACACCTTTGTTTCATGTCATTGCCAGGGAGCTGATAACCTTGCaaagttttttatcaattttttaccAAGTGTTGTTTCTATAGCTTTCTGCACCGTGTTGGCTTTCAAAACAAGAAATTTTCCGAAGAATTATAACGAAGCAAAGTACATTGGTATTACGTTGTATGTcacttgttgttgttggttgGCTTTCACCATTCTCCTGATTATGTCCGGTGACGACGTGTTTTCGCTAGAGTACCGTTTGTctcttttttgtttatgtaacGGCTACATAACCCTTCTCGGTTTATTTGGTCAAAAGTTGTGGATTTTGTTTCGACGAAAAACGCTTGAAGACCATCACGATTCGTTAAAATCGCGTGCTAGATCGTTTTCATCCCCGTCACATAAAGATATACCAGTGCCGACCTAA